In Croceicoccus sp. Ery15, a genomic segment contains:
- a CDS encoding DUF1476 domain-containing protein, which produces MTDFNDRRRAEEAKAAMDEEMLFRVTARRNRLVGEWAAGLMNLSDVETEAYRKAVVQADFEEAGDEDVIRKVLGDLTSAGVDADDAMVRAALEEKMVEARRQLMSES; this is translated from the coding sequence ATGACCGATTTCAACGACCGCCGCCGCGCCGAGGAAGCCAAGGCCGCCATGGACGAGGAAATGCTGTTCCGCGTGACCGCGCGGCGCAACCGTCTGGTGGGCGAATGGGCCGCCGGACTGATGAACCTGTCGGATGTAGAGACCGAGGCCTATCGCAAGGCGGTCGTGCAGGCCGATTTCGAGGAAGCGGGCGACGAGGACGTGATCCGCAAGGTGCTGGGCGATTTGACCAGCGCGGGCGTCGATGCCGACGATGCGATGGTGCGCGCCGCGCTTGAGGAAAAAATGGTCGAGGCCCGCCGCCAGCTGATGAGCGAGAGCTGA
- the hrpB gene encoding ATP-dependent helicase HrpB — MSVPPETLPVQAILPDLLAALRAGPNAVLVAPPGAGKTTAVPPALIGEGWCSGQIWLLSPRRVAARAAAERMAHMLGEKAGETIGYRTRMDSKVGAKTRVVVMTEAIFVNAIAADPDLPDVSAVLFDEAHERHLDSDLGLALALQTQDVLRADLRILVMSATIDGARFARLMGPDTPVLESAGKAWPLEHRWLGSDPARRADERMVSAVLTAWRETDGDILAFLPGVGEIERVREILAERLKDTPVLPLHGQCEPAAQREAIRRDAQGRRRIVLATAIAETSLTLDGVSVVVDSGLSRHAEFDVAAGTSHLVTRQSSRAASDQRAGRAARQQAGIAYRLWEEAAHQGRPAYDPPEITTADLAPLVLTLARIGENDPAALRWLDEPPAASISGARERLRAMGVLDADNRVTPFGEALAKLPMDPVHGAIVLHGARAGEALPAAKLALLLQERALGGRGDDLHQRLIRWDGQSGGKAEQARRLAAGWAKRAEGVIAADPDAPNGHPGIHLAMAMTGHVAKRRDSTGEHWISVGGRGFILDPASPLARSEWLAIGNAQGQAKGARITAAWPLEAADVERALGDLAETRHLLRWNAGEQRVEARQEKRLGAITLSTGPDPDPDGAAIVDMLVDRLLADPAKHLPPALLARARHAGIDALSPDALAQNADIWLRPLLTGRRDLKLAKGALTEGLLNLLDWDDRQKLDRLAPREFTSAAGTHHAIDYESDGAPQVDVRVQALFGMDRHPVIGPHGQETPLLLHLTSPAGRPIQATRDLPGFWRGSWADVAKDMKGRYPKHRWPERPWEEAASLKTKNAFARGSGKG, encoded by the coding sequence ATGAGCGTGCCGCCCGAAACCCTACCCGTTCAGGCCATCCTGCCCGACCTGCTGGCCGCCCTGCGCGCCGGACCCAATGCCGTGCTGGTCGCGCCGCCCGGCGCGGGCAAGACCACGGCGGTGCCGCCCGCGCTGATCGGTGAGGGCTGGTGTTCGGGACAGATCTGGCTTCTGTCCCCGCGCCGCGTTGCCGCGCGCGCCGCGGCGGAACGCATGGCGCATATGCTGGGCGAGAAAGCGGGCGAGACCATCGGCTATCGCACCCGCATGGACAGCAAGGTCGGCGCAAAGACCCGCGTTGTCGTCATGACAGAGGCGATTTTCGTCAATGCCATCGCTGCCGATCCCGACCTGCCGGACGTTTCCGCCGTGCTGTTCGACGAGGCGCATGAACGCCATCTCGACAGCGATCTGGGCCTTGCGCTGGCATTGCAGACGCAGGACGTGCTGCGCGCCGATCTGCGCATTCTGGTGATGAGCGCCACTATCGACGGCGCGCGTTTCGCACGGCTGATGGGCCCCGACACGCCGGTGCTGGAAAGCGCGGGGAAGGCATGGCCGCTCGAACATCGCTGGCTGGGCAGCGATCCCGCGCGCCGCGCCGACGAGCGCATGGTCAGCGCGGTGCTGACCGCGTGGCGCGAGACGGATGGCGACATCCTCGCCTTCCTGCCCGGTGTGGGAGAGATCGAACGCGTGCGCGAAATTCTGGCCGAACGGCTGAAGGATACGCCCGTCCTGCCGCTTCACGGTCAATGCGAACCCGCCGCCCAGCGCGAGGCGATCCGCCGCGACGCGCAGGGCCGCCGCCGTATCGTGCTGGCGACCGCCATCGCCGAAACCTCGCTCACGCTGGACGGCGTATCGGTCGTGGTCGATTCGGGCCTGTCGCGCCATGCGGAATTCGATGTGGCGGCAGGGACCAGCCATCTCGTCACCCGCCAGTCCAGCCGCGCCGCATCGGACCAGCGCGCGGGCCGCGCCGCGCGGCAGCAGGCGGGCATTGCCTATCGCTTGTGGGAGGAAGCCGCGCATCAGGGCCGCCCTGCCTATGACCCGCCCGAAATCACCACGGCCGATCTCGCCCCGCTGGTGCTTACGCTGGCGCGGATCGGAGAGAACGACCCCGCCGCCCTGCGCTGGCTGGACGAGCCGCCTGCCGCCTCGATCTCCGGCGCGCGCGAAAGGCTGCGCGCCATGGGCGTGCTGGATGCCGACAATCGCGTCACACCGTTCGGGGAAGCGCTGGCGAAACTGCCGATGGACCCTGTGCATGGCGCCATCGTCCTCCATGGCGCCCGCGCGGGCGAGGCGCTGCCTGCCGCAAAACTGGCGCTGCTGTTACAGGAACGCGCGCTTGGCGGCAGGGGCGATGATCTGCACCAGCGCCTGATCCGCTGGGACGGGCAATCGGGCGGAAAGGCGGAACAGGCGCGAAGGCTGGCCGCAGGCTGGGCCAAGCGGGCCGAAGGCGTGATCGCCGCAGATCCGGACGCCCCCAATGGCCATCCCGGCATCCATCTGGCCATGGCGATGACGGGCCATGTCGCCAAACGCCGCGATTCCACGGGCGAACACTGGATCAGCGTCGGCGGGCGGGGCTTTATCCTCGACCCCGCATCGCCGCTGGCGCGCAGCGAATGGCTGGCCATCGGCAACGCGCAGGGACAGGCCAAGGGGGCGCGGATCACGGCGGCTTGGCCGCTGGAGGCCGCCGATGTCGAACGGGCACTGGGCGATCTGGCCGAAACGCGGCATCTGCTGCGCTGGAATGCGGGCGAACAGCGGGTAGAGGCGCGGCAGGAAAAGCGGCTGGGTGCGATCACGCTGTCGACCGGCCCCGACCCCGATCCCGATGGCGCGGCGATTGTGGACATGCTTGTGGACAGGCTGTTGGCCGATCCGGCAAAACATCTGCCGCCCGCCTTGCTTGCCCGCGCGCGCCATGCGGGGATCGATGCGCTGTCCCCTGATGCGCTGGCGCAAAATGCGGACATTTGGCTGCGGCCTCTGCTGACGGGCAGGCGCGATCTGAAACTGGCGAAGGGCGCCTTGACCGAGGGGCTGTTGAACCTGCTCGACTGGGATGACAGGCAAAAGCTGGACCGGCTGGCCCCGCGCGAATTTACCAGCGCGGCGGGCACGCATCACGCCATCGATTACGAATCGGATGGCGCGCCGCAAGTGGACGTGCGCGTGCAGGCCCTGTTCGGGATGGACCGGCATCCGGTGATCGGGCCCCATGGGCAGGAAACGCCCTTGCTGTTGCACCTGACCAGCCCCGCGGGCCGCCCGATTCAGGCAACGCGCGACCTGCCCGGTTTCTGGCGCGGCAGCTGGGCCGACGTGGCCAAGGATATGAAGGGCCGCTATCCCAAACACCGCTGGCCCGAACGGCCGTGGGAAGAAGCCGCCAGCCTGAAAACAAAAAACGCCTTCGCGCGCGGCAGCGGGAAGGGCTGA
- a CDS encoding BolA family protein, translated as MAMKAEDIESLIRAAIPDADVTIRDLAGDGDHYAAHVVSASFAGLTRVKQHKAVYDALGGRMGGELHALQLTTAVPN; from the coding sequence ATGGCGATGAAGGCCGAAGATATCGAGTCCCTGATCCGCGCCGCGATTCCCGACGCGGACGTCACGATCCGCGATCTGGCGGGCGACGGCGATCATTATGCCGCCCATGTCGTATCCGCCAGTTTCGCCGGGTTGACGCGGGTAAAGCAGCACAAGGCCGTTTACGATGCGCTTGGGGGGCGCATGGGCGGCGAACTGCATGCCTTGCAACTGACGACCGCGGTTCCCAACTGA
- a CDS encoding NUDIX domain-containing protein has protein sequence MELDDRPDLADRLKDAIPAATLIAMRPAPDGGPDEILVVERAEKLAFAGGMIAFPGGRVEAQDHALAASAVPSLPPAEAVARIAAIRETFEETGLLCGLAGSDETTGPAACDHIAAARREMLDGTPFDALLADRGWAIDAHALLPFARWCPPAGITLARRFDARFYVVRALAGAEVSPDRTENAAAFWARASTLVGDNDAGRIKMVGPTRATLMRLAMGHGFADAKASAEQFPVREILPVVRHEGSESWTGVPAGHGYPDVDFRIR, from the coding sequence ATGGAGCTTGACGACAGGCCCGACCTTGCCGACCGGCTGAAAGATGCGATCCCCGCCGCGACGCTGATCGCGATGCGCCCTGCCCCCGATGGCGGACCGGACGAGATTCTCGTGGTCGAACGGGCAGAGAAACTGGCTTTTGCGGGCGGGATGATCGCCTTTCCCGGCGGGCGGGTCGAGGCGCAGGACCATGCGCTGGCCGCCAGTGCAGTGCCAAGCCTGCCGCCTGCCGAAGCGGTCGCCCGCATTGCCGCGATACGCGAGACATTCGAGGAAACCGGCCTGCTGTGCGGGCTGGCAGGGTCGGACGAAACGACAGGCCCCGCCGCCTGCGATCACATCGCCGCTGCCCGGCGCGAGATGCTGGACGGCACGCCTTTCGATGCGCTGCTGGCCGATCGCGGCTGGGCGATCGACGCCCATGCGCTATTGCCCTTTGCCCGCTGGTGCCCGCCTGCGGGCATCACCCTTGCCCGCCGCTTCGACGCACGGTTTTACGTCGTGCGCGCGCTGGCAGGCGCCGAAGTCTCGCCCGACAGGACCGAGAATGCCGCCGCCTTCTGGGCGCGCGCATCGACGCTGGTGGGCGACAATGATGCAGGGCGGATCAAGATGGTCGGCCCGACGCGCGCGACATTGATGCGGCTTGCCATGGGCCACGGCTTTGCAGATGCGAAGGCCAGTGCCGAACAGTTCCCCGTGCGCGAAATCCTGCCCGTGGTGCGCCATGAAGGTAGCGAAAGCTGGACCGGTGTGCCCGCAGGCCATGGCTATCCCGACGTGGATTTCCGCATTCGTTAA
- a CDS encoding chorismate mutase has translation MSDDTSPAHPAAPAPDAVLAAFRKSIDNIDAALIHMLAERFRITQAVGEYKAKAALPPADPNREQRQIERLRALAVEADLDPEFSEKFLRFVIDEVIRHHEQAAAAKG, from the coding sequence ATGAGCGACGACACTAGCCCTGCACACCCGGCAGCCCCCGCACCTGATGCGGTGCTGGCCGCCTTTCGCAAGAGCATCGACAATATCGATGCCGCGCTGATCCACATGCTGGCCGAACGCTTTCGCATCACGCAGGCGGTGGGCGAGTACAAGGCAAAGGCCGCCCTTCCCCCCGCCGACCCGAACCGCGAACAGCGCCAGATCGAACGGCTGCGCGCGCTTGCCGTGGAGGCCGATCTGGACCCCGAGTTTTCGGAAAAATTCCTGCGCTTCGTGATCGACGAGGTGATCCGGCACCATGAACAGGCTGCCGCGGCGAAGGGGTGA
- the leuD gene encoding 3-isopropylmalate dehydratase small subunit, which translates to MDKIDTIEGRAIPFGAKNVDTDVIIPARWLKTITREGLGEGAFETVRAKPGNVFDDPRNAGAPILIAGDNFGCGSSREHAAWALLDMGITAVIAPSFSDIFSGNAFKNGILTVVLPQDQVDRLMEVAQTDEIAIDLEHCTVTTPFQDRFTFEIDPFRRHCLLEGLDEVGLTMARQDAISAYEAKAAGELSFLSGPRDIAA; encoded by the coding sequence ATGGACAAGATTGACACGATCGAAGGGCGGGCCATCCCGTTCGGTGCGAAGAACGTCGATACCGACGTGATCATCCCCGCGCGCTGGCTCAAGACCATCACGCGCGAGGGGCTGGGCGAAGGCGCGTTCGAAACGGTGCGGGCGAAACCCGGCAATGTGTTCGACGATCCGCGCAATGCGGGCGCGCCGATCCTGATCGCGGGCGATAATTTCGGCTGCGGCTCCAGCCGTGAACATGCCGCATGGGCGCTGCTGGACATGGGCATCACCGCCGTGATCGCACCCAGCTTTTCCGACATTTTTTCGGGCAATGCGTTCAAGAACGGCATTCTGACCGTCGTGCTGCCGCAGGATCAGGTCGACCGGCTGATGGAAGTGGCCCAAACCGACGAGATTGCCATCGATCTGGAACATTGCACCGTCACCACCCCGTTTCAGGACCGTTTCACCTTTGAAATCGATCCGTTCCGCCGCCATTGCCTGCTGGAAGGTCTGGACGAGGTGGGGCTGACCATGGCGCGGCAGGACGCGATTTCCGCGTATGAGGCGAAGGCCGCGGGCGAACTTTCCTTTCTTTCCGGCCCGCGCGACATCGCGGCCTAG
- a CDS encoding acyl-CoA dehydrogenase codes for MSDVHAKGKGPSLSAFDWADPFLLEEQLSEDERMLRDAARDFAQGRLQPRVIDAFQNEHTDPDIFREMGAAGLLGATIPEELGGLNANYVTYGLIAREVERVDSGYRSMMSVQSSLVMYPIHAYGSPQQHAKYLPGLASGELIGCFGLTEPDAGSDPAGMRTTARKVDGGYVLNGTKTWITNAPIADVFVVWAKSEAHGGKIRGFVLEKGMKGLSAPKIEGKLSLRASVTGQIAMDDVEVPEDALLPNVEGLKGPFGCLNRARYGISWGALGAAEFCWHAARDYGLERKQFGKPLAATQLFQLKLANMQTEIALGLQAALRVGRLMDEGKAAPEMISITKRNNCGKALDIARTARDMHGGNGISGEYQVIRHMVNLETVNTYEGTHDVHALILGRAQTGLQAFF; via the coding sequence ATGTCCGACGTCCACGCCAAGGGTAAGGGGCCTTCGCTGTCCGCATTCGACTGGGCGGACCCGTTCCTGCTGGAGGAGCAGCTGAGCGAGGACGAGCGCATGTTGCGCGATGCGGCGCGCGACTTTGCGCAGGGCAGGCTTCAGCCGCGCGTGATCGATGCGTTCCAGAACGAACATACCGATCCCGACATCTTCCGCGAAATGGGCGCGGCGGGCCTGCTGGGCGCGACCATTCCCGAAGAGCTGGGCGGCCTGAATGCCAATTACGTCACCTATGGCCTGATCGCGCGCGAGGTGGAGCGCGTCGATTCCGGCTATCGCTCGATGATGAGCGTGCAGTCCAGCCTCGTCATGTATCCGATCCATGCCTATGGCTCTCCGCAGCAGCATGCGAAATACCTCCCCGGTCTAGCGAGCGGGGAGCTGATCGGCTGCTTCGGCCTGACCGAACCCGATGCGGGCTCCGACCCCGCGGGCATGCGCACCACTGCGCGCAAGGTCGATGGCGGCTATGTCCTGAATGGCACCAAGACATGGATCACCAATGCGCCCATCGCCGATGTCTTCGTCGTCTGGGCCAAATCCGAAGCGCATGGCGGCAAGATTCGCGGCTTTGTGCTGGAAAAGGGCATGAAAGGCCTGTCGGCCCCGAAGATCGAGGGTAAATTGTCGCTGCGCGCATCGGTCACCGGCCAGATCGCGATGGACGATGTGGAAGTGCCTGAAGATGCGCTGCTCCCCAATGTCGAGGGCCTGAAAGGTCCGTTCGGCTGTCTGAACCGCGCGCGTTACGGTATTTCGTGGGGCGCCTTGGGCGCGGCGGAATTTTGCTGGCACGCGGCGCGCGACTATGGCCTTGAACGCAAGCAGTTCGGCAAGCCGCTCGCCGCCACGCAATTGTTCCAGCTGAAGCTCGCCAATATGCAGACCGAGATTGCGCTGGGCCTGCAAGCCGCGCTGCGCGTGGGAAGGCTGATGGACGAGGGCAAGGCCGCGCCCGAGATGATTTCGATTACCAAGCGCAACAATTGCGGCAAGGCGCTGGATATCGCCCGCACCGCGCGCGACATGCACGGCGGCAACGGGATTTCGGGCGAATATCAGGTGATCCGCCATATGGTGAACCTTGAAACGGTGAACACCTATGAGGGGACGCATGATGTCCACGCGCTGATACTGGGCCGCGCGCAAACGGGCTTGCAGGCGTTTTTCTGA
- a CDS encoding NADH dehydrogenase ubiquinone Fe-S protein 4, protein MPARIYQRPKNAMQSGKARTSDWVLDFVPAEAKKPDPLMGWAGSGDTQQQVTLSFPDMDAAAAYAAKYGIEATVIATPPKTLKIQAYADNFK, encoded by the coding sequence ATGCCAGCACGTATCTATCAGCGCCCCAAGAACGCGATGCAGTCGGGCAAGGCCCGCACATCCGACTGGGTGCTCGATTTCGTGCCCGCCGAAGCGAAAAAGCCCGATCCGCTGATGGGCTGGGCCGGTTCGGGCGATACGCAGCAGCAAGTCACGCTGTCGTTCCCCGACATGGATGCGGCGGCGGCCTATGCGGCGAAGTACGGGATCGAGGCAACGGTGATCGCCACCCCGCCCAAGACGCTGAAAATTCAGGCCTACGCCGACAACTTCAAGTAA
- a CDS encoding DNA-deoxyinosine glycosylase: MRADAGGTPNAGACPDAPLKRGFAPVADARTRLLICGNLPGDASLVAGRYYAHPRNRFWHLLGAAADMPELPALPYDDRLRALLSRGIGLWDVAASGSRRGSLDTALRNVEPTDLAGLAATLPALRAIAFNGSAAARIGRRLMAGDGRVALVDLPSSSPAYCAITPHDKQMRWMVLKQWLER, encoded by the coding sequence GTGCGCGCGGACGCCGGCGGAACGCCGAATGCCGGTGCCTGTCCGGACGCACCGCTGAAACGCGGGTTCGCGCCCGTTGCCGATGCGCGCACGCGGTTGCTGATTTGCGGCAACCTGCCGGGCGATGCCTCGCTGGTGGCGGGGCGGTATTACGCGCATCCGCGCAACCGGTTCTGGCATTTGCTGGGCGCGGCGGCGGACATGCCGGAATTGCCCGCCCTGCCCTATGACGATCGGCTGAGGGCGCTGTTGTCGCGCGGCATCGGGCTGTGGGACGTGGCCGCCAGCGGGTCGCGGCGCGGCAGTCTGGATACCGCCTTGCGCAATGTGGAGCCGACCGATCTGGCCGGACTGGCGGCGACATTGCCTGCCCTGCGCGCCATCGCCTTTAACGGCAGTGCGGCGGCGCGGATCGGGCGCAGGCTGATGGCGGGTGACGGTCGCGTCGCGCTGGTCGACCTGCCTTCGTCCAGCCCCGCCTATTGCGCGATCACCCCGCACGACAAGCAGATGCGCTGGATGGTGCTGAAACAATGGCTGGAGCGGTGA
- a CDS encoding isopropylmalate isomerase, giving the protein MSDDKNWTSKAAMAGAAIGSAALAAAVMYASRRMERAKQKGKPAPTVPTGENPETD; this is encoded by the coding sequence ATGAGCGACGACAAGAACTGGACTTCGAAAGCCGCGATGGCGGGGGCCGCCATCGGATCGGCGGCGCTGGCAGCGGCGGTGATGTATGCCTCGCGCCGGATGGAACGGGCCAAGCAAAAGGGCAAGCCCGCCCCCACCGTGCCGACAGGCGAGAACCCCGAAACCGATTGA
- a CDS encoding sterol desaturase family protein has translation MTIVYAVLITLAACAAMEGVAWASHRYIMHGWGWGWHRDHHERHDNFLEKNDLYALVGAAMSISMFALGSPLVMGDLLGMAAWWPATWIGLGILLYGVIYTLVHDGLVHQRWFRYVPRGGYLKRLVQAHHLHHATQSKEGGVSFGFVIARDPAALKRDLRAQREAGTAVLREGAGV, from the coding sequence ATGACGATCGTTTACGCCGTGCTGATCACTCTGGCCGCTTGCGCCGCGATGGAAGGCGTTGCCTGGGCGAGCCATAGATATATCATGCACGGATGGGGTTGGGGCTGGCACCGCGACCATCACGAACGGCACGACAATTTCCTTGAAAAGAACGATCTTTACGCGCTGGTCGGCGCGGCGATGAGCATTTCGATGTTCGCGCTGGGCAGCCCGCTGGTGATGGGCGACCTGCTGGGCATGGCCGCATGGTGGCCCGCGACATGGATCGGGCTGGGCATATTATTATATGGCGTGATCTACACGCTGGTGCACGACGGCCTCGTTCACCAGCGCTGGTTCCGCTATGTCCCGCGCGGCGGCTATCTGAAGCGGCTAGTACAGGCACATCACCTGCATCACGCAACACAGTCAAAGGAAGGCGGCGTCAGCTTCGGCTTCGTCATCGCCCGCGATCCCGCCGCGCTAAAGCGCGACCTGCGCGCGCAGCGGGAGGCGGGAACCGCGGTGCTGCGAGAGGGTGCGGGGGTTTAG
- a CDS encoding polyprenyl synthetase family protein, whose amino-acid sequence MTATVHTLPRSDASLGPILALTADGMNHVNAIILDRMQSKIPLIPALAGHLIAGGGKRMRPMLTLASAALLEYEGTRHYKLAAVVEFIHTATLLHDDVVDGSDMRRGKQAANVVFGNPAAVLVGDFLFSRSFELMTEDGSLRVLKILSNASAIIAEGEVDQLTAQRQLETSEERYLQIVGAKTAALFAAACRIAAVVAERDAKTEQALDDYGRNLGIAFQLVDDAIDYDSEVAESGKDKGDDFRDGKMTLPVILAYARGSDEERAFWREAMTGKRTSDDDLAHAISLIARHDAVADTRERAKYFANRAIDAISGFPANPARAAMIEAVQFAVARRF is encoded by the coding sequence GTGACTGCGACCGTCCATACCCTCCCGCGCAGCGATGCCTCGCTTGGCCCGATCCTTGCCCTGACGGCGGACGGGATGAACCATGTCAATGCGATCATCCTCGATCGCATGCAGTCGAAAATCCCGCTTATTCCGGCGCTTGCGGGCCATCTGATCGCGGGCGGCGGCAAACGCATGCGCCCGATGCTGACGCTGGCCAGCGCGGCGCTGCTGGAATATGAAGGCACCCGCCATTACAAGCTGGCCGCAGTGGTCGAATTCATTCACACCGCCACGCTGCTGCATGACGATGTGGTCGACGGGTCCGACATGCGCCGCGGCAAGCAGGCGGCCAATGTCGTCTTCGGCAATCCCGCCGCCGTGCTGGTCGGCGATTTCCTGTTCTCGCGCAGTTTCGAACTGATGACCGAGGATGGCAGCCTGCGCGTGCTGAAAATCCTGTCGAACGCCAGCGCCATCATCGCCGAGGGCGAGGTCGACCAGCTGACCGCGCAGCGCCAGCTGGAGACGAGCGAGGAGCGCTATCTCCAGATCGTCGGCGCGAAAACCGCCGCCCTGTTCGCCGCTGCCTGCCGCATTGCCGCCGTGGTGGCCGAACGCGACGCGAAAACCGAACAGGCGCTGGACGATTACGGCCGCAATCTGGGCATCGCGTTCCAGCTGGTCGACGATGCCATCGATTACGATTCCGAAGTCGCGGAAAGCGGCAAGGACAAGGGCGACGATTTCCGCGACGGCAAGATGACGCTGCCCGTGATCCTCGCCTATGCGCGCGGTTCGGACGAGGAACGCGCCTTCTGGCGCGAGGCGATGACCGGCAAGCGCACGTCGGACGACGATCTGGCGCATGCCATCTCGCTGATCGCAAGGCATGACGCGGTGGCCGACACGCGCGAACGGGCGAAATATTTCGCCAATCGCGCCATCGACGCGATCTCGGGCTTTCCCGCCAATCCCGCCCGCGCGGCGATGATAGAGGCGGTGCAGTTCGCGGTAGCGCGCCGCTTCTGA
- the leuC gene encoding 3-isopropylmalate dehydratase large subunit, translated as MTKARTLYEKIFDAHVVERRDDGTCLVYIDRHLVHEVTSPQAFEALRLAGRTVRRPDLTLAVPDHNLPTTARRDAAGNRIPIADPASAQQLAALEANAPAFGIRYIGDADAEQGIVHVVGPEQGFSLPGATIVCGDSHTASHGGLGALAFGIGTSEVEHVLATQTLLLKPSKTMEVRVEGELAPGVTAKDVVMHVIGVTGTAGGTGHVVEYRGKVFQDMSIESRLTVCNMAIEGGARAGLIAPDDKTYAYLKGRPMAPKGADWDKALAWWKTLPTDEGAVFDKTVVIDAADIQPTVTWGTSPEDTVAITGVVPDPAGFADPSKQAAAQASLDYMGLEPGMKMTDIEVQNVFIGSCTNSRIEDLRAAAAVLKGRKKADNVTWAIVVPGSGLVKMQAEAEGLDRIFTDAGLEWREPGCSACLGMNPDKVPSGERCASTSNRNFVGRQGPGARTHLVSPAMAAAAAVTGRLTDVRTLGVAEPEPA; from the coding sequence ATGACCAAAGCACGCACACTCTACGAAAAGATCTTTGACGCCCATGTCGTGGAACGCCGCGACGACGGCACCTGCCTTGTCTATATCGACCGCCACCTTGTGCACGAGGTGACGAGCCCGCAGGCGTTCGAGGCGCTACGGCTGGCAGGACGCACCGTGCGCCGCCCCGATCTGACGCTGGCAGTGCCCGATCACAACCTGCCCACTACCGCGCGCCGCGATGCAGCCGGTAACCGCATTCCCATTGCCGATCCCGCCAGCGCGCAGCAGCTTGCCGCGCTTGAGGCGAATGCCCCCGCCTTCGGTATCCGCTATATCGGCGATGCCGACGCGGAACAGGGCATCGTCCATGTCGTAGGCCCCGAGCAGGGCTTCTCGCTGCCGGGCGCGACCATCGTTTGCGGCGACTCGCATACGGCGTCGCATGGCGGCCTGGGCGCGCTGGCGTTCGGCATCGGCACGTCCGAGGTGGAGCATGTGCTGGCGACCCAGACGCTGCTGCTGAAACCGTCGAAAACGATGGAAGTGCGGGTAGAGGGCGAACTGGCCCCCGGCGTCACTGCCAAGGATGTCGTCATGCATGTGATCGGCGTGACCGGCACGGCGGGCGGCACCGGCCATGTCGTGGAATATCGCGGCAAGGTGTTTCAGGACATGAGCATCGAAAGCCGCCTGACCGTATGCAACATGGCGATCGAGGGCGGCGCGCGTGCCGGTCTGATCGCGCCCGACGACAAGACCTATGCCTATCTGAAAGGCCGGCCGATGGCGCCCAAGGGTGCCGACTGGGACAAGGCGCTGGCGTGGTGGAAGACGCTGCCCACCGACGAGGGCGCGGTGTTCGACAAGACGGTGGTGATCGACGCCGCCGATATCCAGCCCACCGTCACATGGGGCACCAGTCCCGAAGACACGGTGGCGATCACTGGCGTAGTGCCCGATCCCGCCGGTTTTGCCGACCCGTCGAAACAGGCCGCGGCGCAGGCCAGCCTGGACTATATGGGGCTGGAGCCGGGCATGAAGATGACCGATATCGAAGTCCAGAACGTGTTTATCGGTTCGTGCACCAACAGCCGGATAGAGGATCTGCGCGCCGCCGCCGCCGTGCTGAAGGGGCGCAAGAAGGCCGATAATGTCACTTGGGCCATCGTCGTCCCCGGATCGGGCCTTGTGAAAATGCAGGCCGAGGCCGAGGGGCTGGACAGGATTTTCACCGACGCGGGCCTTGAATGGCGCGAACCGGGTTGTTCGGCCTGTCTGGGCATGAACCCCGACAAGGTGCCGTCCGGCGAACGCTGCGCATCGACCTCCAACCGCAATTTCGTCGGAAGGCAGGGACCGGGCGCGCGCACCCATCTGGTCAGCCCCGCCATGGCGGCGGCAGCGGCGGTGACCGGCCGCCTGACCGATGTGCGGACGCTGGGCGTGGCAGAGCCGGAACCGGCCTGA
- the grxD gene encoding Grx4 family monothiol glutaredoxin — protein sequence MSDINSRIQDIVAKDDVVLFMKGTPLFPQCGFSSRAVAILEHCGVAYGSVDVLQDMEIRQGIKAYSEWPTIPQLYVKGEFVGGSDIMMEMFEAGELQQLMTEQGCAKAE from the coding sequence ATGTCCGACATCAACAGCCGCATTCAGGATATCGTCGCCAAGGACGATGTCGTTCTTTTCATGAAGGGCACGCCCCTTTTCCCCCAGTGCGGATTTTCCAGCCGCGCGGTCGCCATTCTTGAACATTGCGGCGTGGCCTATGGCTCGGTCGACGTGCTGCAGGACATGGAAATCCGCCAGGGCATCAAGGCCTATTCCGAATGGCCGACGATCCCGCAGCTCTATGTAAAGGGCGAATTCGTGGGCGGCAGCGACATCATGATGGAAATGTTCGAAGCCGGCGAATTGCAGCAGCTGATGACCGAACAGGGCTGCGCAAAGGCGGAATAA